Proteins found in one Bacillus subtilis subsp. subtilis str. 168 genomic segment:
- the gltR gene encoding transcriptional regulator (LysR family) (Evidence 1a: Function from experimental evidences in the studied strain; PubMedId: 9023181, 28294562; Product type r: regulator), which translates to MNIQLLQVFLTTAREGSISKAALTLNYAQSNVTNKIQQLENDLQTKLFYRHSRGITLTPPGQILVSYSEKILHTIEEARAAMGESSAPSGPLRIGSMETTAAVWLPQLLAHYNNLYPNVDLNLVTGPTEQQIQAVLHYELNGAFISGPIEHPDLVQEKVLDEEMVLVTSASHPVISSIQDVQTQTMLVFRKGCSYRAKLNHILQEEGLLPIKLMEFGILEAIIGCVSAGLGISLLPRSIIASHEKEGRIRSHTISDKYSFVSTMFIRRKDTLITPALSAFLTHMRDHFQIKRPDQS; encoded by the coding sequence ATGAATATTCAGTTGTTACAGGTTTTTCTCACTACTGCTCGTGAAGGCAGTATTTCCAAGGCTGCTCTGACTTTAAATTATGCACAATCGAATGTAACGAATAAGATACAACAACTAGAAAACGATTTACAGACAAAATTATTCTATCGTCATAGTCGAGGAATCACACTTACTCCCCCAGGGCAAATTCTTGTTTCTTACTCAGAGAAAATTCTACATACTATTGAAGAAGCTAGAGCAGCCATGGGCGAATCATCCGCGCCTTCTGGGCCACTGCGTATAGGATCAATGGAAACAACAGCTGCAGTTTGGCTTCCTCAACTCCTTGCACATTATAATAACCTCTATCCAAATGTTGATTTGAACCTAGTAACCGGCCCTACGGAACAACAAATACAAGCAGTTTTACATTATGAGTTAAACGGCGCTTTTATTTCAGGGCCTATTGAACACCCTGATTTAGTTCAAGAAAAGGTATTGGATGAAGAGATGGTTCTTGTTACAAGTGCTTCACACCCTGTGATTTCTTCCATTCAGGATGTTCAAACACAAACAATGCTTGTATTCCGTAAAGGATGCTCATACAGAGCAAAGCTCAATCATATCCTGCAAGAAGAAGGTTTATTACCTATAAAATTAATGGAATTTGGCATACTTGAAGCGATCATTGGCTGTGTAAGCGCCGGCTTGGGGATTTCACTGCTGCCTCGTTCAATCATTGCTTCGCATGAAAAAGAAGGCCGCATCCGCAGCCACACTATCTCTGACAAATATTCTTTTGTATCAACTATGTTTATAAGGCGGAAAGACACTTTAATTACCCCTGCTTTATCTGCTTTTTTAACGCATATGAGGGATCATTTTCAGATAAAGAGGCCAGATCAATCGTAA
- the yrdC gene encoding putative hydrolase (Evidence 3: Putative function from multiple computational evidences; Product type e: enzyme), with product MEEKKALIIVDVQKAFDDKKWGERNNVKAEENISKILELWREKGWTVIYIQHTSDKPHSLFHPKNEGFAIKEIVKPMDEEVIITKTVNSSFIGTNLEEFLKLNEITTVVITGLTTPHCVSTTTRMSGNLGFDTYLISDATAAFGMRDQNDTYYDAATIHNISLATLHDEFATILTTDQLINDFIKTH from the coding sequence GTGGAAGAAAAGAAAGCTTTAATCATTGTGGATGTACAAAAAGCCTTCGATGATAAAAAATGGGGGGAACGGAATAACGTAAAGGCGGAAGAAAACATTAGTAAAATACTAGAATTATGGAGAGAAAAAGGATGGACAGTCATATACATACAACACACTTCTGATAAACCTCATTCTTTATTCCATCCAAAGAATGAAGGGTTTGCAATAAAGGAAATAGTTAAGCCTATGGATGAAGAAGTCATTATAACCAAGACAGTAAATAGCAGCTTTATTGGTACGAATTTAGAAGAATTCTTAAAATTAAATGAAATAACCACTGTAGTCATAACTGGTTTAACCACGCCTCACTGTGTATCAACCACCACAAGAATGAGTGGTAATTTAGGGTTTGATACATACCTGATTTCAGATGCAACAGCAGCCTTCGGAATGAGAGACCAAAATGATACATATTATGATGCGGCGACTATTCATAATATATCTCTAGCTACATTGCATGATGAATTTGCCACAATATTGACAACTGATCAATTAATAAATGATTTTATAAAAACTCACTGA
- the yrdK gene encoding hypothetical protein (Evidence 5: Unknown function), with the protein MRLYTEYIPNKNKLINQQQYHSDLQDLLHQWILQLLQLDVLPLSNRKYQSSRCHPKSVGEYLIVVRAIDALGNSQPLTSRRNQVSRAMTFVQNSLNEENLHPNID; encoded by the coding sequence ATGCGGCTATATACTGAGTATATTCCGAACAAAAACAAGTTGATCAATCAACAGCAATATCACTCAGATCTGCAGGATCTCCTCCATCAGTGGATACTTCAACTGTTACAATTGGATGTTCTGCCCCTGTCCAACCGAAAATATCAATCTTCCCGTTGTCACCCGAAATCTGTAGGTGAATATTTAATAGTTGTGAGAGCGATTGACGCTTTAGGAAATAGTCAGCCTTTAACTTCAAGACGCAACCAAGTGTCTAGGGCAATGACCTTCGTTCAAAATTCTTTGAATGAGGAAAATCTACATCCTAATATCGACTAG
- the brnQ gene encoding low-affinity branched-chain amino acid transporter (Evidence 1a: Function from experimental evidences in the studied strain; PubMedId: 8544834, 9287000, 9531631, 15849754, 16850406, 25645558; Product type t : transporter) translates to MSKKVSASYIIIIGLMLFALFFGAGNLIFPPMLGQLAGKNVWVANAGFLVTGVGLPLLAITAFVFSGKQNLQSLASRVHPVFGIVFTTILYLAIGPFFAIPRSGNVSFEIGVKPFLSNDASPVSLIIFTILFFALACLLSLNPSKIIDIVGKFLTPIKLTFIGLLVAVALIRPIGTIQAPSKGYTSQAFFKGFQEGYLTLDALVAFVFGIIIVNALKEQGASTKKQLIVVCAKAAAIAAVLLAVMYTALSYMGASSVEELGILENGAEVLAKVSSYYFGSYGSILLGLMITVACLTTSVGLITACSSFFHELFPNISYKKIAVVLSVFSTLVANIGLTQLIKVSMPVLLTMYPIAISLIFLTFLHSVFKGKTEVYQGSLLFAFIISLFDGLKAAGIKIEVVNRIFTQILPMYNIGLGWLIPAIAGGICGYILSIFRTKTS, encoded by the coding sequence ATGTCAAAAAAAGTGTCTGCTTCCTATATCATCATTATAGGATTAATGCTATTTGCATTGTTTTTTGGAGCAGGAAATCTCATTTTTCCGCCTATGCTTGGTCAATTGGCCGGGAAAAATGTATGGGTCGCTAATGCAGGTTTCTTAGTGACCGGAGTTGGATTGCCATTACTGGCTATAACAGCATTTGTTTTTTCGGGTAAACAAAACTTACAGTCGTTAGCCAGCCGTGTTCACCCGGTGTTTGGCATTGTATTTACGACGATTCTCTATTTGGCAATCGGGCCTTTTTTCGCTATCCCGAGATCAGGAAACGTATCGTTTGAAATTGGGGTAAAACCTTTTTTATCAAATGATGCAAGCCCTGTCTCATTGATCATATTTACAATATTATTTTTCGCATTGGCATGCTTGTTATCACTCAATCCTTCAAAAATCATTGATATAGTTGGTAAATTTTTGACGCCAATTAAGCTGACATTTATCGGATTGCTTGTAGCCGTAGCTCTTATTCGCCCAATTGGAACCATTCAAGCACCATCAAAAGGGTACACATCACAAGCGTTTTTTAAAGGATTTCAGGAAGGATACCTCACTCTGGATGCCCTTGTAGCATTTGTTTTTGGAATTATCATCGTGAATGCATTGAAAGAACAAGGAGCTTCTACCAAAAAACAGCTGATAGTTGTTTGTGCAAAAGCAGCCGCGATTGCAGCTGTACTCTTAGCAGTTATGTATACAGCCCTTTCCTATATGGGGGCTTCCAGCGTTGAAGAACTGGGGATTTTAGAAAATGGAGCAGAGGTTTTGGCTAAGGTTTCATCCTATTATTTTGGATCTTATGGTTCAATCTTATTGGGCTTAATGATTACAGTGGCGTGTCTGACGACAAGTGTCGGGCTGATCACAGCGTGTTCTTCATTTTTTCATGAATTATTTCCGAACATTTCTTATAAAAAAATTGCTGTCGTTTTATCAGTGTTTAGTACGCTTGTCGCAAATATAGGATTAACCCAGCTCATTAAGGTGTCAATGCCTGTCTTACTGACGATGTATCCTATCGCGATTTCCTTAATATTTTTAACGTTTTTGCATTCTGTATTTAAAGGGAAGACAGAAGTGTATCAAGGCAGTTTATTATTCGCATTCATCATCAGCCTATTTGACGGTTTGAAGGCGGCTGGAATAAAAATTGAAGTTGTGAATCGTATTTTCACTCAGATTCTTCCTATGTATAACATAGGGCTGGGGTGGCTCATTCCAGCTATTGCAGGAGGAATATGCGGCTATATACTGAGTATATTCCGAACAAAAACAAGTTGA
- the azlD gene encoding branched-chain amino acid / methionine exporter (Evidence 1a: Function from experimental evidences in the studied strain; PubMedId: 9287000, 25645558; Product type t: transporter) → MTMTMTQQMITIAMVVLGTMLTRFLPFMIFPSGKPTPKYVQYLGKVLPSAVIGLLVIYCLKDVSLLSGSHGIPELVGAAAVVLLHLWKKNMLLSIAGGTVVYMVLVQLVF, encoded by the coding sequence ATGACGATGACTATGACGCAGCAAATGATCACCATCGCAATGGTCGTGCTTGGAACAATGCTGACACGGTTCCTTCCATTCATGATTTTCCCGTCTGGCAAACCGACACCGAAATATGTACAGTATCTTGGTAAAGTGCTGCCATCAGCGGTAATCGGGCTTTTAGTCATTTATTGTTTGAAAGATGTGAGTCTACTTTCTGGAAGTCATGGCATTCCTGAATTGGTTGGAGCAGCTGCTGTTGTACTGCTTCACTTGTGGAAGAAAAATATGCTTCTTTCCATAGCGGGGGGAACCGTTGTTTATATGGTTTTGGTGCAATTGGTTTTTTAA
- the yrdF gene encoding putative ribonuclease inhibitor (Evidence 3: Putative function from multiple computational evidences; Product type r: regulator): MRKIIIDGRDFENIEVLHDDLKDKLDFPDYYGRNLDALWDCLTGWVDLPLTLVLKNFEFSNTFLGSYADDVLEVIQEAQEELKDEFKIIIE, translated from the coding sequence ATGAGAAAAATAATAATAGATGGAAGAGACTTTGAAAATATAGAAGTTTTACATGATGATTTAAAAGATAAACTAGACTTCCCAGACTACTATGGGAGAAATTTAGACGCTTTATGGGATTGCCTGACAGGGTGGGTGGATTTGCCGCTCACTTTAGTCTTGAAAAATTTTGAGTTCAGCAATACATTTTTAGGTTCATACGCTGACGATGTATTAGAAGTTATACAAGAGGCTCAAGAAGAACTAAAGGACGAATTTAAAATAATAATAGAGTAG
- the azlC gene encoding branched-chain amino acid / methionine exporter (Evidence 1a: Function from experimental evidences in the studied strain; PubMedId: 9287000, 15849754, 16850406, 25645558; Product type t: transporter), with product MNKNKESLHLSSPAINTHMNKRSQIWAAFRSAFPYTIPIFAGFLFLGIAYGIFMHSLGFSAIYPIIMSFMIFAGSMEFVAANFLLGAFNPMNALFLTLMVNARHLFYGISMLDKYRGTGKKKLYLIFGMCDESFSINYTANVPANVDKGWFMFFVTLLNHLYWVAGAAIGGIFGSYVKFNTEGLDFVMTALFIVIFIEQWMKEKKHYSALTGLGLSVASLILFGGNQFIIPAMLAILGVLTVLRKPLEKAEVSV from the coding sequence TTGAATAAAAATAAAGAATCGTTACATTTAAGCTCTCCTGCTATAAACACTCATATGAATAAGAGAAGTCAAATATGGGCTGCATTTCGTTCTGCATTCCCATATACCATTCCGATTTTTGCGGGGTTTTTATTTTTGGGGATAGCTTATGGGATCTTTATGCATTCTTTGGGATTTAGCGCAATCTATCCAATCATCATGAGTTTTATGATATTTGCGGGCTCAATGGAGTTTGTTGCAGCGAATTTTTTACTTGGTGCGTTCAACCCTATGAATGCTCTTTTTTTGACGTTAATGGTCAATGCCCGGCATTTGTTTTATGGAATTTCCATGTTGGATAAGTACAGGGGGACTGGAAAGAAAAAGCTTTATCTGATTTTCGGAATGTGCGATGAATCATTTTCTATCAATTATACCGCTAATGTTCCGGCGAATGTTGATAAGGGCTGGTTTATGTTTTTTGTGACACTGCTTAATCATTTATATTGGGTCGCGGGGGCAGCGATAGGAGGTATTTTTGGGTCGTACGTGAAGTTTAATACCGAAGGGCTTGATTTTGTGATGACTGCTCTGTTTATTGTGATATTCATAGAACAATGGATGAAAGAGAAAAAGCATTACAGTGCTCTCACGGGACTTGGACTTTCAGTAGCCAGTCTTATCCTTTTTGGCGGAAACCAATTTATTATTCCTGCTATGCTCGCCATTTTAGGGGTACTGACTGTTCTGAGAAAACCATTGGAGAAAGCTGAGGTTTCCGTATGA
- the cypA gene encoding cytochrome P450 (Evidence 1a: Function from experimental evidences in the studied strain; PubMedId: 9778370, 12354229, 28898812; Product type e: enzyme) — MSSKEKKSVTILTESQLSSRAFKDEAYEFYKELRKSQALYPLSLGALGKGWLISRYDDAIHLLKNEKLKKNYENVFTAKEKRPALLKNEETLTKHMLNSDPPDHNRLRTLVQKAFTHRMILQLEDKIQHIADSLLDKVQPNKFMNLVDDYAFPLPIIVISEMLGIPLEDRQKFRVWSQAIIDFSDAPERLQENDHLLGEFVEYLESLVRKKRREPAGDLISALIQAESEGTQLSTEELYSMIMLLIVAGHETTVNLITNMTYALMCHHDQLEKLRQQPDLMNSAIEEALRFHSPVELTTIRWTAEPFILHGQEIKRKDVIIISLASANRDEKIFPNADIFDIERKNNRHIAFGHGNHFCLGAQLARLEAKIAISTLLRRCPNIQLKGEKKQMKWKGNFLMRALEELPISF, encoded by the coding sequence ATGTCTTCAAAAGAAAAAAAGAGTGTAACCATTTTGACGGAAAGTCAATTGTCTTCGAGAGCATTTAAAGATGAAGCGTATGAATTTTATAAAGAATTGCGAAAATCACAGGCTCTCTACCCATTATCTTTAGGAGCTCTGGGGAAAGGCTGGCTCATATCGAGATATGATGATGCAATACATTTATTAAAGAATGAAAAATTAAAGAAAAACTATGAAAATGTATTTACCGCAAAAGAAAAACGTCCTGCTCTATTGAAGAATGAAGAGACTTTAACAAAACATATGCTTAATTCAGATCCCCCTGATCACAACCGCTTGCGAACTCTTGTTCAAAAAGCATTTACGCATCGGATGATTTTGCAGTTGGAAGACAAAATCCAGCATATCGCAGATTCTTTATTGGATAAAGTGCAGCCCAACAAATTCATGAACCTAGTAGACGATTATGCGTTTCCATTGCCGATTATCGTGATAAGTGAAATGCTCGGCATTCCCTTGGAAGATCGTCAAAAATTCAGAGTATGGTCGCAAGCAATTATTGATTTTTCAGATGCCCCTGAAAGACTTCAGGAGAATGACCACTTGTTAGGGGAGTTTGTTGAATATCTGGAATCCTTAGTTCGCAAAAAAAGGAGAGAACCTGCAGGAGATTTAATCAGTGCATTAATTCAAGCGGAAAGTGAAGGCACACAATTAAGTACAGAAGAATTGTACTCGATGATTATGCTGCTTATCGTTGCAGGTCATGAAACAACCGTAAACTTAATCACCAATATGACATATGCTCTGATGTGTCACCATGATCAACTAGAAAAGCTCCGCCAGCAGCCGGACTTGATGAATTCAGCCATAGAAGAAGCATTGCGGTTTCACAGCCCTGTTGAGCTAACGACAATTCGCTGGACGGCTGAACCGTTTATACTGCATGGGCAGGAGATTAAACGGAAAGATGTGATCATCATTTCTTTAGCATCAGCAAACCGTGATGAAAAGATATTTCCAAATGCCGACATATTTGATATTGAAAGAAAGAACAACCGCCATATTGCTTTTGGCCATGGCAATCATTTTTGTCTTGGTGCACAGCTAGCCCGCTTAGAAGCAAAGATTGCGATTTCCACCTTATTACGCCGCTGTCCAAATATACAGTTAAAAGGCGAAAAGAAACAAATGAAATGGAAAGGGAATTTTCTGATGAGAGCACTCGAAGAACTGCCGATTAGTTTTTAA
- the yrdB gene encoding putative integral inner membrane protein (Evidence 3: Putative function from multiple computational evidences; PubMedId: 15849754, 16850406; Product type m: membrane component) has translation MEKLNQTNLLLRFTLEIAALISLGVYAWISFNGYFKYVLTLVLPIAVMIVWSVFAVPHDPSRSGQTVIAVNGVTRLVIELLIFAMAVAALYFSYLKPVSIVFLCLIILHYIISAERIKWLLNQ, from the coding sequence TTGGAAAAACTGAATCAGACTAATTTACTTTTAAGATTCACCCTTGAAATTGCTGCACTAATCTCCTTAGGGGTGTATGCTTGGATAAGCTTTAATGGTTATTTTAAATATGTTTTAACTTTGGTTTTACCTATTGCAGTTATGATTGTCTGGTCTGTATTTGCAGTACCTCATGATCCTAGTCGAAGCGGACAAACTGTAATAGCTGTAAACGGAGTAACAAGGTTAGTTATTGAATTATTGATCTTTGCAATGGCTGTTGCAGCGCTTTATTTTAGTTATTTAAAACCAGTTAGTATTGTCTTTTTATGTCTTATAATACTCCACTACATCATTTCAGCTGAGCGTATCAAATGGCTTCTAAATCAATAG
- the azlB gene encoding transcriptional repressor of the azlBCD operon (Evidence 1a: Function from experimental evidences in the studied strain; PubMedId: 9023181, 9287000, 26473603; Product type r: regulator), which produces MGIMLDETDKAILRDLQEDASISNLNLSKKIGLSPSACLARTKNLVEAGIIKKFTTIVDEKKLGIEVTALALINLSPLNRETIHSFLEDINKFPQVQECYTLTGSHDYMLKIVAKDMESYRNFIIDSLMQNPAISGVDTSIVMSTEKRTVSVPIDEM; this is translated from the coding sequence ATGGGTATTATGCTTGACGAAACTGATAAGGCCATCTTAAGAGATTTGCAGGAAGATGCTTCAATATCAAATTTAAATTTATCTAAGAAAATTGGGCTTTCACCATCAGCTTGCCTTGCAAGAACAAAGAACCTAGTAGAAGCAGGTATAATTAAAAAGTTTACGACTATTGTTGATGAGAAAAAACTTGGAATCGAAGTCACAGCACTAGCTCTCATCAACTTATCACCCTTAAATAGGGAGACAATTCATTCATTTTTAGAGGATATAAACAAATTCCCACAGGTTCAAGAATGCTACACACTTACAGGAAGCCATGACTATATGCTTAAGATTGTGGCGAAGGACATGGAGAGTTATCGGAATTTTATCATTGATTCATTAATGCAGAACCCTGCTATTAGTGGAGTTGACACAAGCATAGTCATGAGTACAGAAAAAAGAACTGTCAGTGTGCCAATTGATGAAATGTAG